Proteins encoded in a region of the Prunus persica cultivar Lovell chromosome G4, Prunus_persica_NCBIv2, whole genome shotgun sequence genome:
- the LOC18780861 gene encoding 187-kDa microtubule-associated protein AIR9 isoform X1: MEDNLVQSGEDPAEKPGIPEKQASVRSSETVKRVAKTVKPGAAATSKVSVPTSSVRKKVDPKSGLDPSSSANKSSVTVSSRSLNSVPVARRNSTGGLPQKPAVSTTRQQNNAAAAPSAVKKSTDTVRRSLPELRRSSLPSAGTTKSSTRTSISEVRKSVPGSPLDRSLNKSTGSQVTKQETVRKPSVKPALSVSSSSSSSRRVTSSLDSSASSGVRKSVSKVSSSSARSPTVTSGLRSGSLSSSLDRSSSLSGRRKAATPEGRDSRLIVLPKVEIKAGDDLRLDLRGHRVRSLKASGLNLSPNLEFVYLRDNLLSMLEGVEILTRVKVLDLSFNDFKGPGFEPLENCKVLQQLYLAGNQITSLASLPQLPNLEFLSVAQNKLKSLTMASQPRLQVLAASKNKISTLKGFPYLPVLEHLRVEENPILKMPHLEAASILLVGPTLKKFNDRDLSREEVAIAKRYPAHTSLCIRDGWEFCRPEHATDSTFCFLVEQWKDHLPPGFLVKEASVEKPFEEDTCRCQFTVVQENTLGVDPQLILKYQWFVGERTPSNFTIIPDATGEVYWPKHEDIGKILKVECSPVLGEMEYPSIFAISSPVSPGSGIPKVVNLDVRGDLVEGNTIKGHAEVAWCGGTPGKGVSSWLRRKWNSSPVVIAGAEDEEYRLTIDDIDSSLVFMYTPVTEEGAKGEPHYKYTDFVKSAPPSVNNVHIVGDVVEGSTIRGVGDYFGGREGPSKFEWLCEHRDTGDFVLVSTGTSEYTLTKEDVGHRLAFVYIPINFEGHEGESVSILSDVVKQAPPKVINLKIIGELRENSKITATGTVTGGTEGSSRVQWYKTSSSILDGEKGLEVLSTSKIAKAFRIPLGAVGYYIVAKFTPMTPDGESGEPAYVVSDRAVETLPPSLNFLSITGDCTEGEILTASYGYIGGHEGKSIYSWYLHEVETDSGSLIPEVNGILQYRIAKDAIGKFISFQCTPVRDDGIVGEPRTCMSQERVRPGSPRLLSLQIIGNATEGTTLSVEKKYWGGEEGDSVFYWFRTTSDGTQTEIRGATTASYMLSIDDIDFFISVSCEPVRSDWARGPTVLSEQIGPVIAGPPTCRSLEFLGSVIEGQRLSFIASYSGGEKGNCSHEWFRVKRNGVKEILSTQDFLDLTLDDVGTCIELVYTPMRKDGMRGNPKKIQSDVVAPADPVGLELEIPDCCEDDNLVPRKTYFGGEEGVGEYIWYRTKNKLHGSALLDISNACEDVVICGKTLTYTPVLEDVGAYLALYWLPTRSDGKCGKALVAICNFPVAPALPVVSNVRVKELSLGVYAGEGEYFGGYEGSSLFSWYRETNEGTIVLISGANSNTYEVTDADYNCRLLFGYTPVRSDSVVGELRLSETTDIILPELPRLEMLALTGKAIEGDILTVVEVIPESENQQLVWNKYKKDVRYQWYFSSKVGDEKTFELLPAQHSCSYKMRLEDVGRCLKCECIVTDVFGRSTEPVYAETGPILPGIPRIDKLEIEGRGFHTNLYAVRGNYSGGKEGKSRIQWLRSMVGSPDLISIPGEVGRMYESNVDDVGYRLVAIYTPVREDGVEGQPVSASTEPIAVEPDVLKEVKQKLDIGSVKFETLCDKDQSMKKAPAVGSLERRILEVNRKRVKVVKPGSKTSFPTTEIRGSYAPPFHVELFRNDQHRLKIVVDSENEVDLMVQSRHLRDVIVLVIRGLAQRFNSTSLNTLLKIET; this comes from the exons ATGGAGGACAATTTAGTGCAATCGGGCGAAGACCCAGCTGAAAAGCCCGGAATTCCAGAGAAACAGGCCTCTGTTCGTTCATCTGAAACTGTAAAAAGAGTTGCCAAAACTGTGAAACCTGGTGCTGCGGCTACATCAAAGGTCTCGGTTCCAACTAGTTCTGTTAGAAAGAAAGTAGACCCCAAAAGTGGTTTGGATCCTAGTTCGAGTGCCAACAAGTCAAGTGTAACTGTGTCTTCCCGGAGTTTGAATTCAGTTCCGGTAGCAAGGCGAAACAGCACTGGAGGTTTGCCTCAGAAGCCAGCAGTCTCCACCACGAGACAGCAAAACAATGCTGCAGCTGCTCCAAGTGCAGTGAAAAAGTCCACGGACACTGTAAGGCGGTCTCTCCCAGAACTTAGGAGGAGTTCATTGCCTTCAGCTGGCACTACTAAATCTTCAACTCGAACCAGTATTTCAGAGGTTAGAAAGTCGGTTCCAGGTTCGCCATTAGACCGGAGTCTGAATAAATCAACCGGGTCTCAGGTGACTAAGCAAGAGACTGTCAGGAAACCTTCTGTCAAGCCAGCATTGTCtgtttcatcttcatcttcatcttcaagaAGGGTGACGTCTTCATTGGACAGTAGTGCTAGCAGTGGAGTCAGGAAGTCAGTCTCAAAGGTTTCTTCCTCATCAGCCCGATCTCCTACAGTTACTAGTGGACTGAGATCCGGGTCTTTGTCTTCTTCTCTGGATAGAAGTTCTAGTTTATCTGGACGTAGGAAAGCAGCAACTCCTGAAGGACGGGATTCTCGGCTTATAGTCCTTCCAAAGGTGGAAATCAAAGCTGGTGATGATCTG AGGTTAGATCTTAGAGGTCACAGAGTTCGCAGTCTCAAGGCTAGTGGGTTGAACTTGTCACCAAATTTAGAG TTTGTTTATCTCAGAGACAATCTCTTGTCTATGTTGGAGGGAGTTGAAATACTGACACGAGTAAAG GTTCTTGATTTGAGTTTCAATGATTTCAAAGGGCCTGGATTTGAACCTCTTGAAAATTGTAAAGTCTTACAG CAACTTTATCTTGCTGGAAATCAAATCACGTCGCTTGCAAGCCTCCCTCAGCTCCCTAATTTGGAG TTTCTCTCTGTTGctcaaaataaattgaagtCCCTTACAATGGCAAGCCAACCTCGACTACAG GTATTAGCTgccagcaaaaacaaaatttccaCGCTGAAGGGTTTCCCGTATTTACCAGTACTTGAG CATTTACGAGTGGAGGAGAATCCCATACTTAAAATGCCTCATCTAGAAGCAGCTTCCATTTTGCTTGTTGGTCCTACCTTAAAGAAGTTCAATGATAGAG ATCTTTCCCGAGAAGAGGTAGCAATTGCAAAGCGTTATCCTGCACACACATCTTTGTGCATTAGAGATGGTTGGGAGTTTTGTCGTCCAGAGCATGCAACAG ACTCAACTTTTTGCTTTCTAGTTGAACAATGGAAGGATCATTTGCCTCCGGGCTTCCTTGTCAAGGAGGCCTCTGTTGAGAAGCCATTTGAAGAAGATACTTGTCGCTGCCAGTTCACTGTTGTACAAGAGAACACTTTGGGAGTTGATCCACAATTAATCTTAAAGTACCAATGGTTTGTAGGAGAAAGAACTCCGTCCAATTTCACCATTATTCCTGATGCCACAGGAGAG GTCTACTGGCCTAAGCATGAGGATAttggtaaaattttgaaagtGGAGTGTAGTCCGGTATTAGGAGAAATGGAGTACCCTTCTATTTTTGCTATATCTTCACCAGTTTCACCAG GAAGTGGAATTCCCAAGGTTGTGAACCTTGATGTTCGTGGAGATCTGGTGGAGGGAAATACTATTAAAGGCCATGCAGAGGTTGCGTGGTGTGGCGGCACTCCAGGGAAAGGTGTTTCTAG TTGGTTGAGGAGAAAATGGAACAGCAGTCCTGTGGTTATTGCTGGAGCTGAAGATGAGGAGTACAGACTGACCATAGATGATATTGATTCAAGTTTGGTTTTTATGTACACACCAGTGACAGAAGAAGGTGCCAAAGGAGAACCTCATTATAAATACACCGATTTTGTTAAATCAG CCCCTCCATCGGTCAATAACGTTCACATTGTTGGAGATGTTGTTGAAGGCAGTACCATCAGAGGAGTTGGTGATTACTTTGGAGGAAGAGAGGGTCCCAGCAAGTTTGAATGGTTATGTGAGCATAGGGACACTGG AGACTTCGTTTTGGTATCAACTGGTACATCTGAATATACTTTGACCAAGGAAGATGTTGGCCATCGCTTGGCTTTTGTGTATATACCTATTAATTTTGAAG GCCACGAAGGGGAGTCTGTTTCAATACTGTCTGATGTGGTGAAGCAAG CGCCTCCAAAGGTAATAAATTTGAAGATAATTGGTGAGCTAAGGGAGAACAGTAAGATTACTGCAACTGGTACTGTCACCGGAGGAACTGAAGGGTCTAGCAGAGTACAGTGGTATAAAACAAGTTCTTCTATTTTGGATGGTGAGAAAGGTCTTGAAGTGTTGAGCACATCCAAAATTGCAAAG GCGTTTCGCATACCCTTAGGAGCTGTTGGGTATTACATTGTTGCAAAATTTACTCCTATGACTCCAGACGGAGAATCTGGTGAACCAGCGTATGTTGTATCAGATAGAGCAGTTGAGA CTCTGCCTCCAAGCTTGAATTTCTTATCGATTACTGGTGATTGCACCGAAGGTGAAATATTGACGGCATCATATGGTTACATTGGTGGTCATGAAGGAAAAAGTATCTATAGCTGGTATCTTCATGAG GTTGAAACTGACTCTGGATCTCTAATACCTGAGGTTAACGGGATTCTTCAGTATCGTATTGCAAAAGATGCAATTGGTAAATTCATTTCATTCCAATGTACCCCAGTGCGTGATGATGGGATTGTGGGTGAGCCAAGAACGTGCATGAGCCAGGAACGTGTTCGCCCTG GGAGCCCTAGATTGCTTTCTCTACAAATCATTGGGAATGCCACTGAAGGAACTACACTTAGTGTTGAGAAAAAATATTGGGGCGGTGAAGAGGGAG ATTCAGTTTTCTACTGGTTTCGG ACTACTTCAGATGGAACACAAACTGAAATTAGGGGTGCAACAACTGCTTCATACATGCTCTCAATTGATGATATTGATTtctttatctcagtatcatgTGAGCCTGTCAGAAGTGACTGGGCTCGTGGTCCTACTGTTCTGTCGGAACAAATTGGTCCTGTAATAGCTG GCCCCCCAACTTGTCGATCTTTGGAGTTTCTTGGTTCAGTGATAGAAGGGCAACGTTTGAGCTTTATTGCTTCTTATAGTGGAGG GGAGAAAGGAAATTGCTCCCATGAATGGTTTAGAGTGAAACGTAATGGTGTCAAGGAGATATTGAGTACTCAGG ATTTTCTGGATTTGACCCTTGATGATGTGGGAACATGTATTGAACTTGTTTACACTCCTATGCGCAAAGATGGGATGAGAGGGAAtccaaagaaaatacaatCTGATGTGGTTGCTCCTG CTGATCCTGTAGGACTGGAGCTTGAAATTCCTGATTGCTGCGAGGATGATAATTTAGTCCcaagaaaaacatattttGGCGGAGAGGAAGGTGTTGGAGAATATATTTGGTACAGAACAAAGAATAAGCTGCATGGATCTGCATTGCTGGATATATCTAATGCATGTGAAGATGTTGTTATATGTGGTAAAACATT AACATACACGCCAGTACTTGAAGATGTTGGGGCTTATTTGGCCTTATATTGGCTCCCCACTCGTTCTGATGGCAAATGTGGAAAGGCACTAGTTGCAATTTGCAACTTTCCAGTTGCACCAG CTCTTCCTGTGGTTTCTAATGTTCGAGTGAAGGAATTGTCTCTTGGTGTTTATGCTGGAGAAGGAGAGTACTTTGGTGGATATGAAGGATCAAGCCTGTTTAGCTGGTATAGAGAAACTAATGAAGGAACTATCGTTCTTATTAGTGGGGCCAACTCTAACACTTATGAAGTCACTGATGCAGACTACAACTGCCGTTTATTGTTTGG ATACACACCAGTTCGTTCAGATTCGGTGGTTGGAGAACTGAGGTTGTCTGAGACGACTGACATTATTCTTCCAG AGCTTCCAAGACTAGAGATGCTTGCTCTCACTGGAAAGGCAATCGAAGGTGATATTCTTACAGTTGTTGAAGTGATCCCGGAGAGTGAGAATCAACAACTTGTATGGAACAAGTACAAGAAAGATGTCAGATATCAATG gtatttttcttcaaaagtgGGAGATGAAAAAACCTTTGAGCTATTACCTGCTCAGCATTCTTGCTCCTACAAGATGCGACTAGAAGATGTTGGACGGTGTCTAAAATGTGAATGCATTGTGACTGATGTGTTTGGAAGGTCAACTGAGCCTGTATATGCTGAAACTGGACCTATTTTACCAG GGATCCCTAGAATAGATAAGCTGGAGATTGAAGGGAGGGGTTTCCACACCAACTTATATGCTGTACGTGGAAATTATAGTGGAGGGAAGGAAGGCAAAAGTAGAATCCAGTGGCTCAGATCAATGGTTGGAAGTCCTGATCTTATCTCTATACCAG GGGAGGTAGGGAGAATGTATGAGTCTAATGTTGACGATGTAGGGTATAGGCTTGTTGCCATTTACACTCCAGTAAGAGAGGATGGTGTTGAAGGGCAACCTGTTTCTGCATCCACAGAGCCTATTGCAGTTG AGCCTGATGTTCTTAAAGAAGTGAAGCAGAAGCTTGATATTGGATCTGTGAAGTTTGAG ACATTGTGTGACAAGGACCAATCTATGAAAAAG GCTCCTGCAGTGGGAAGTCTCGAGAGAAGAATCCTTGAAGTCAATAGAAAAAGAGTCAAGGTCGTAAAGCCTGGTTCTAAGACTTCTTTCCCAACCACTGAAATTCGTGGAAGTTATGCACCTCCGTTTCAT GTGGAGCTGTTTCGAAATGACCAGCATCGTCTCAAAATCGTAGTGGACAGTGAGAATGAGGTAGACTTAATGGTGCAGTCGAGGCATCTTCGAGATGTTATTGTGCTCGTGATCAGAGGCCTTGCTCAGAGATTCAATAGTACATCCCTCAATACTCTCCTAAAAATAGAGACATAA
- the LOC18780861 gene encoding 187-kDa microtubule-associated protein AIR9 isoform X2 has product MEDNLVQSGEDPAEKPGIPEKQASVRSSETVKRVAKTVKPGAAATSKVSVPTSSVRKKVDPKSGLDPSSSANKSSVTVSSRSLNSVPVARRNSTGGLPQKPAVSTTRQQNNAAAAPSAVKKSTDTVRRSLPELRRSSLPSAGTTKSSTRTSISEVRKSVPGSPLDRSLNKSTGSQVTKQETVRKPSVKPALSVSSSSSSSRRVTSSLDSSASSGVRKSVSKVSSSSARSPTVTSGLRSGSLSSSLDRSSSLSGRRKAATPEGRDSRLIVLPKVEIKAGDDLRLDLRGHRVRSLKASGLNLSPNLEFVYLRDNLLSMLEGVEILTRVKVLDLSFNDFKGPGFEPLENCKVLQQLYLAGNQITSLASLPQLPNLEFLSVAQNKLKSLTMASQPRLQVLAASKNKISTLKGFPYLPVLEHLRVEENPILKMPHLEAASILLVGPTLKKFNDRDLSREEVAIAKRYPAHTSLCIRDGWEFCRPEHATDSTFCFLVEQWKDHLPPGFLVKEASVEKPFEEDTCRCQFTVVQENTLGVDPQLILKYQWFVGERTPSNFTIIPDATGEVYWPKHEDIGKILKVECSPVLGEMEYPSIFAISSPVSPGSGIPKVVNLDVRGDLVEGNTIKGHAEVAWCGGTPGKGVSSWLRRKWNSSPVVIAGAEDEEYRLTIDDIDSSLVFMYTPVTEEGAKGEPHYKYTDFVKSAPPSVNNVHIVGDVVEGSTIRGVGDYFGGREGPSKFEWLCEHRDTGDFVLVSTGTSEYTLTKEDVGHRLAFVYIPINFEGHEGESVSILSDVVKQAPPKVINLKIIGELRENSKITATGTVTGGTEGSSRVQWYKTSSSILDGEKGLEVLSTSKIAKAFRIPLGAVGYYIVAKFTPMTPDGESGEPAYVVSDRAVETLPPSLNFLSITGDCTEGEILTASYGYIGGHEGKSIYSWYLHEVETDSGSLIPEVNGILQYRIAKDAIGKFISFQCTPVRDDGIVGEPRTCMSQERVRPGSPRLLSLQIIGNATEGTTLSVEKKYWGGEEGDSVFYWFRTTSDGTQTEIRGATTASYMLSIDDIDFFISVSCEPVRSDWARGPTVLSEQIGPVIAGPPTCRSLEFLGSVIEGQRLSFIASYSGGEKGNCSHEWFRVKRNGVKEILSTQDFLDLTLDDVGTCIELVYTPMRKDGMRGNPKKIQSDVVAPADPVGLELEIPDCCEDDNLVPRKTYFGGEEGVGEYIWYRTKNKLHGSALLDISNACEDVVICGKTLTYTPVLEDVGAYLALYWLPTRSDGKCGKALVAICNFPVAPALPVVSNVRVKELSLGVYAGEGEYFGGYEGSSLFSWYRETNEGTIVLISGANSNTYEVTDADYNCRLLFGYTPVRSDSVVGELRLSETTDIILPELPRLEMLALTGKAIEGDILTVVEVIPESENQQLVWNKYKKDVRYQWYFSSKVGDEKTFELLPAQHSCSYKMRLEDVGRCLKCECIVTDVFGRSTEPVYAETGPILPGIPRIDKLEIEGRGFHTNLYAVRGNYSGGKEGKSRIQWLRSMVGSPDLISIPGEVGRMYESNVDDVGYRLVAIYTPVREDGVEGQPVSASTEPIAVEPDVLKEVKQKLDIGSVKFETLCDKDQSMKKAPAVGSLERRILEVNRKRVKVVKPGSKTSFPTTEIRGSYAPPFHVELFRNDQHRLKIVVDSENEVDLMVQSRHLRDVIVLVIRGLAQRFNSTSLNTLLKIET; this is encoded by the exons ATGGAGGACAATTTAGTGCAATCGGGCGAAGACCCAGCTGAAAAGCCCGGAATTCCAGAGAAACAGGCCTCTGTTCGTTCATCTGAAACTGTAAAAAGAGTTGCCAAAACTGTGAAACCTGGTGCTGCGGCTACATCAAAGGTCTCGGTTCCAACTAGTTCTGTTAGAAAGAAAGTAGACCCCAAAAGTGGTTTGGATCCTAGTTCGAGTGCCAACAAGTCAAGTGTAACTGTGTCTTCCCGGAGTTTGAATTCAGTTCCGGTAGCAAGGCGAAACAGCACTGGAGGTTTGCCTCAGAAGCCAGCAGTCTCCACCACGAGACAGCAAAACAATGCTGCAGCTGCTCCAAGTGCAGTGAAAAAGTCCACGGACACTGTAAGGCGGTCTCTCCCAGAACTTAGGAGGAGTTCATTGCCTTCAGCTGGCACTACTAAATCTTCAACTCGAACCAGTATTTCAGAGGTTAGAAAGTCGGTTCCAGGTTCGCCATTAGACCGGAGTCTGAATAAATCAACCGGGTCTCAGGTGACTAAGCAAGAGACTGTCAGGAAACCTTCTGTCAAGCCAGCATTGTCtgtttcatcttcatcttcatcttcaagaAGGGTGACGTCTTCATTGGACAGTAGTGCTAGCAGTGGAGTCAGGAAGTCAGTCTCAAAGGTTTCTTCCTCATCAGCCCGATCTCCTACAGTTACTAGTGGACTGAGATCCGGGTCTTTGTCTTCTTCTCTGGATAGAAGTTCTAGTTTATCTGGACGTAGGAAAGCAGCAACTCCTGAAGGACGGGATTCTCGGCTTATAGTCCTTCCAAAGGTGGAAATCAAAGCTGGTGATGATCTG AGGTTAGATCTTAGAGGTCACAGAGTTCGCAGTCTCAAGGCTAGTGGGTTGAACTTGTCACCAAATTTAGAG TTTGTTTATCTCAGAGACAATCTCTTGTCTATGTTGGAGGGAGTTGAAATACTGACACGAGTAAAG GTTCTTGATTTGAGTTTCAATGATTTCAAAGGGCCTGGATTTGAACCTCTTGAAAATTGTAAAGTCTTACAG CAACTTTATCTTGCTGGAAATCAAATCACGTCGCTTGCAAGCCTCCCTCAGCTCCCTAATTTGGAG TTTCTCTCTGTTGctcaaaataaattgaagtCCCTTACAATGGCAAGCCAACCTCGACTACAG GTATTAGCTgccagcaaaaacaaaatttccaCGCTGAAGGGTTTCCCGTATTTACCAGTACTTGAG CATTTACGAGTGGAGGAGAATCCCATACTTAAAATGCCTCATCTAGAAGCAGCTTCCATTTTGCTTGTTGGTCCTACCTTAAAGAAGTTCAATGATAGAG ATCTTTCCCGAGAAGAGGTAGCAATTGCAAAGCGTTATCCTGCACACACATCTTTGTGCATTAGAGATGGTTGGGAGTTTTGTCGTCCAGAGCATGCAACAG ACTCAACTTTTTGCTTTCTAGTTGAACAATGGAAGGATCATTTGCCTCCGGGCTTCCTTGTCAAGGAGGCCTCTGTTGAGAAGCCATTTGAAGAAGATACTTGTCGCTGCCAGTTCACTGTTGTACAAGAGAACACTTTGGGAGTTGATCCACAATTAATCTTAAAGTACCAATGGTTTGTAGGAGAAAGAACTCCGTCCAATTTCACCATTATTCCTGATGCCACAGGAGAG GTCTACTGGCCTAAGCATGAGGATAttggtaaaattttgaaagtGGAGTGTAGTCCGGTATTAGGAGAAATGGAGTACCCTTCTATTTTTGCTATATCTTCACCAGTTTCACCAG GAAGTGGAATTCCCAAGGTTGTGAACCTTGATGTTCGTGGAGATCTGGTGGAGGGAAATACTATTAAAGGCCATGCAGAGGTTGCGTGGTGTGGCGGCACTCCAGGGAAAGGTGTTTCTAG TTGGTTGAGGAGAAAATGGAACAGCAGTCCTGTGGTTATTGCTGGAGCTGAAGATGAGGAGTACAGACTGACCATAGATGATATTGATTCAAGTTTGGTTTTTATGTACACACCAGTGACAGAAGAAGGTGCCAAAGGAGAACCTCATTATAAATACACCGATTTTGTTAAATCAG CCCCTCCATCGGTCAATAACGTTCACATTGTTGGAGATGTTGTTGAAGGCAGTACCATCAGAGGAGTTGGTGATTACTTTGGAGGAAGAGAGGGTCCCAGCAAGTTTGAATGGTTATGTGAGCATAGGGACACTGG AGACTTCGTTTTGGTATCAACTGGTACATCTGAATATACTTTGACCAAGGAAGATGTTGGCCATCGCTTGGCTTTTGTGTATATACCTATTAATTTTGAAG GCCACGAAGGGGAGTCTGTTTCAATACTGTCTGATGTGGTGAAGCAAG CGCCTCCAAAGGTAATAAATTTGAAGATAATTGGTGAGCTAAGGGAGAACAGTAAGATTACTGCAACTGGTACTGTCACCGGAGGAACTGAAGGGTCTAGCAGAGTACAGTGGTATAAAACAAGTTCTTCTATTTTGGATGGTGAGAAAGGTCTTGAAGTGTTGAGCACATCCAAAATTGCAAAG GCGTTTCGCATACCCTTAGGAGCTGTTGGGTATTACATTGTTGCAAAATTTACTCCTATGACTCCAGACGGAGAATCTGGTGAACCAGCGTATGTTGTATCAGATAGAGCAGTTGAGA CTCTGCCTCCAAGCTTGAATTTCTTATCGATTACTGGTGATTGCACCGAAGGTGAAATATTGACGGCATCATATGGTTACATTGGTGGTCATGAAGGAAAAAGTATCTATAGCTGGTATCTTCATGAG GTTGAAACTGACTCTGGATCTCTAATACCTGAGGTTAACGGGATTCTTCAGTATCGTATTGCAAAAGATGCAATTGGTAAATTCATTTCATTCCAATGTACCCCAGTGCGTGATGATGGGATTGTGGGTGAGCCAAGAACGTGCATGAGCCAGGAACGTGTTCGCCCTG GGAGCCCTAGATTGCTTTCTCTACAAATCATTGGGAATGCCACTGAAGGAACTACACTTAGTGTTGAGAAAAAATATTGGGGCGGTGAAGAGGGAGATTCAGTTTTCTACTGGTTTCGG ACTACTTCAGATGGAACACAAACTGAAATTAGGGGTGCAACAACTGCTTCATACATGCTCTCAATTGATGATATTGATTtctttatctcagtatcatgTGAGCCTGTCAGAAGTGACTGGGCTCGTGGTCCTACTGTTCTGTCGGAACAAATTGGTCCTGTAATAGCTG GCCCCCCAACTTGTCGATCTTTGGAGTTTCTTGGTTCAGTGATAGAAGGGCAACGTTTGAGCTTTATTGCTTCTTATAGTGGAGG GGAGAAAGGAAATTGCTCCCATGAATGGTTTAGAGTGAAACGTAATGGTGTCAAGGAGATATTGAGTACTCAGG ATTTTCTGGATTTGACCCTTGATGATGTGGGAACATGTATTGAACTTGTTTACACTCCTATGCGCAAAGATGGGATGAGAGGGAAtccaaagaaaatacaatCTGATGTGGTTGCTCCTG CTGATCCTGTAGGACTGGAGCTTGAAATTCCTGATTGCTGCGAGGATGATAATTTAGTCCcaagaaaaacatattttGGCGGAGAGGAAGGTGTTGGAGAATATATTTGGTACAGAACAAAGAATAAGCTGCATGGATCTGCATTGCTGGATATATCTAATGCATGTGAAGATGTTGTTATATGTGGTAAAACATT AACATACACGCCAGTACTTGAAGATGTTGGGGCTTATTTGGCCTTATATTGGCTCCCCACTCGTTCTGATGGCAAATGTGGAAAGGCACTAGTTGCAATTTGCAACTTTCCAGTTGCACCAG CTCTTCCTGTGGTTTCTAATGTTCGAGTGAAGGAATTGTCTCTTGGTGTTTATGCTGGAGAAGGAGAGTACTTTGGTGGATATGAAGGATCAAGCCTGTTTAGCTGGTATAGAGAAACTAATGAAGGAACTATCGTTCTTATTAGTGGGGCCAACTCTAACACTTATGAAGTCACTGATGCAGACTACAACTGCCGTTTATTGTTTGG ATACACACCAGTTCGTTCAGATTCGGTGGTTGGAGAACTGAGGTTGTCTGAGACGACTGACATTATTCTTCCAG AGCTTCCAAGACTAGAGATGCTTGCTCTCACTGGAAAGGCAATCGAAGGTGATATTCTTACAGTTGTTGAAGTGATCCCGGAGAGTGAGAATCAACAACTTGTATGGAACAAGTACAAGAAAGATGTCAGATATCAATG gtatttttcttcaaaagtgGGAGATGAAAAAACCTTTGAGCTATTACCTGCTCAGCATTCTTGCTCCTACAAGATGCGACTAGAAGATGTTGGACGGTGTCTAAAATGTGAATGCATTGTGACTGATGTGTTTGGAAGGTCAACTGAGCCTGTATATGCTGAAACTGGACCTATTTTACCAG GGATCCCTAGAATAGATAAGCTGGAGATTGAAGGGAGGGGTTTCCACACCAACTTATATGCTGTACGTGGAAATTATAGTGGAGGGAAGGAAGGCAAAAGTAGAATCCAGTGGCTCAGATCAATGGTTGGAAGTCCTGATCTTATCTCTATACCAG GGGAGGTAGGGAGAATGTATGAGTCTAATGTTGACGATGTAGGGTATAGGCTTGTTGCCATTTACACTCCAGTAAGAGAGGATGGTGTTGAAGGGCAACCTGTTTCTGCATCCACAGAGCCTATTGCAGTTG AGCCTGATGTTCTTAAAGAAGTGAAGCAGAAGCTTGATATTGGATCTGTGAAGTTTGAG ACATTGTGTGACAAGGACCAATCTATGAAAAAG GCTCCTGCAGTGGGAAGTCTCGAGAGAAGAATCCTTGAAGTCAATAGAAAAAGAGTCAAGGTCGTAAAGCCTGGTTCTAAGACTTCTTTCCCAACCACTGAAATTCGTGGAAGTTATGCACCTCCGTTTCAT GTGGAGCTGTTTCGAAATGACCAGCATCGTCTCAAAATCGTAGTGGACAGTGAGAATGAGGTAGACTTAATGGTGCAGTCGAGGCATCTTCGAGATGTTATTGTGCTCGTGATCAGAGGCCTTGCTCAGAGATTCAATAGTACATCCCTCAATACTCTCCTAAAAATAGAGACATAA
- the LOC18780478 gene encoding accelerated cell death 11, with product MANEKPLRKISEAFKELEAVVNSQTAEIEVAPFSSACSLVSPLFGCLGIAFKFAEIDYVAKVHDLAEASKSISTLTVLLDRDIEGDCVRKAGSHSRNLLRVKRGLDMVRVLFEQIIVTKGNSLKDPASKAYAQVFAPHHGWVIRKAVAAGMYALPTKEQLLHKLNEDENSASVQMQNYIAASTPLILYIDKLFHSRKLDVDW from the exons ATGGCGAATGAGAAGCCTCTGAGGAAAATATCGGAGGCATTCAAAGAGCTCGAGGCAGTCGTAAACTCCCAAACAGCGGAAATCGAGGTCGCGCCGTTCTCCAGCGCGTGCTCTCTGGTGTCGCCTCTGTTCGGATGCTTGGGCATCGCCTTCAAGTTCGCCGAGATAGACTACGTCGCCAAG GTCCATGATCTGGCGGAGGCGTCGAAGTCAATCTCGACCTTAACGGTTTTGCTCGACCGCGATATCGAAGGGGATTGCGTGAGGAAAGCCGGTAGTCATTCGAGGAATTTGCTGAGAGTGAAGCGTGGGCTCGACATGGTTAGGGTACTCTTCGAGCAAATTATAGTCACCAA GGGAAATTCCTTGAAGGATCCTGCTTCCAAGGCTTATGCACAGGTGTTTGCTCCCCACCATGGGTGGGTCATCCGGAAAGCTGTTGCTGCAGGGATGTATGCACTTCCTACTAAAGAACAACTATTACATAAACTCAATGAAGATG AGAACTCAGCAAGTGTTCAAATGCAGAATTACATTGCTGCTTCGACGCCTCTAATTCTGTACATCGACAAACTCTTCCATTCAAGGAAATTGGATGTAGATTGGTAA